One genomic window of Motacilla alba alba isolate MOTALB_02 chromosome 3, Motacilla_alba_V1.0_pri, whole genome shotgun sequence includes the following:
- the LOC119699598 gene encoding basic proline-rich protein-like, whose amino-acid sequence MPHQASRSSRSYPIPNCGRLPAGSAGGCGQGGRGARPPPRGDGPGDSDPPFPPPDGAGALPAAPRQTPASPGGEDARPRPPSPQRQPHASGLSSSRPGRQRGGALPPLPSRASAAFRSRGILGVCFLPYPAPEFLRGGRRARRNPLPQPPPPQLGCSAYLPKLRMGPNPPAGPGAAPQFPRPVHPAAPAAARTKTGRFPPPRGTPFGESGSAERAAVAPGAAGAAAVPRGAAAATPRGSGSFRPLRSDPPGRVPCAPAAGLWPRSPHAAGGRHRPRGEKFYLLLLELHFIKVKQKTFPSAGFRCVGEAAAAGAARGTEPRCPSRRDRSLPAPRAPSPAD is encoded by the exons ATGCCCCACCAAGCCTCCCGCAGCTCCCGCAGTTACCCAATCCCCAATTGCGGACGCCTCCCCGCAGGCtcggccgggggctgcgggcagggcgggcgcggggctcgCCCCCCCCCCCGAGGTGACGGTCCCGGCGACTCCGATCCCCCGTTCCCTCCGCCGGACGGAGCCGGCGCCCTCCCCGCTGCGCCCAG GCAAACACCGGCCTCCCCAGGAGGAGAGGATGCCCGCCCGCGGCCCCCCTCGCCCCAGAGGCAGCCCCACGCTTcggggctcagcagctcccGGCCGGGCAGGCAGCGCGGCGGGGCTTTGCCGCCTCTCCCCTCTCGAGCCTCCGCCGCGTTCCGCAGCCGCGGAATCCTCGGAGTGTGTTTCCTGCCATACCCAGCTCCTGAATTTTTACGGGGAGGCAGAAGAGCACGGCGGAAcccgctgccccagccccccccaccccagctgGGGTGTTCCGCGTATCTTCCCAAACTTCGCATGGGGCCAAATCCACCTGCgggccccggggcagcccccCAGTTTCCCAGGCCGGTACATCCCGCGGCACCGGCGGCCGCTCGCACAAAAACCGGGCGCTTCCCTCCTCCACGGGGGACTCCTTTCGGCGAGAGCGGCAGCGCGGAGCGGGCCGCAGTCGCACCTGGAGCCGCCGGCGCTGCTGCGGTCCCTCGCGGAGCGGCAGCCGCGACCCCGCGGGGTTCGGGCTCCTTCCGCCCGCTCCGCTCCGATCCCCCCGGGCGCGTTCCTTGCGCACCCGCGGCCGGGCTTTGGCCGCGCAGCCCCCACGCCGCTGGCGGGCGGCATCGGCCCCGCGGGGAAAAGTTTTACCTCCTCCTCCTCGAGTTGCATTTTATTAAagtcaaacaaaaaacttttccGTCCGCTGGGTTTCGTTGCGTTGGCgaagcggcggcggccggggcggccCGGGGCACGGAGCCCCGCTGTCCCTCCCGCCGGGATCGGTCCCTTCCCGCCCCCCGAGCCCCCTCCCCGGCCGACTGA